Proteins found in one Campylobacter lari genomic segment:
- a CDS encoding M23 family metallopeptidase produces MMKDKFTLTITDVNGSRHFLLSQIIKKVIIYFTSFVFVVIVLGALYINYLADKRSELLKEQEALSSKNTKLFSQNESMQKSLEEKTALYDELQTQLADIEENLGLKQDESLDIPERLEKVKLTNDQAYLFLTQIPNGHVIEDNGVTGNFGWRHHPILNKKEFHPGIDLRAALNTPIYAPANGVVEYAAYSNNGYGYSVILIHNFGFKTVYAHMMRKDVVKAGQFVKKGDLLGYTGNTGLSTGPHLHYEVRFINKLLEPKIFIDLNRKNYEQIFEKERRVPWQSLIKALLLQYPKLQSFQTEQK; encoded by the coding sequence ATAATGAAAGATAAATTTACGCTAACTATCACAGATGTAAATGGCTCTAGACATTTTTTATTAAGTCAGATTATAAAAAAAGTAATAATTTATTTTACTTCTTTTGTTTTTGTTGTTATAGTTTTGGGTGCTTTATATATTAATTATTTAGCAGACAAGCGTTCAGAGCTTTTAAAAGAACAAGAAGCATTATCTTCAAAAAATACTAAATTATTTTCTCAAAATGAAAGCATGCAAAAAAGTTTAGAGGAAAAAACAGCCTTATATGATGAACTTCAAACCCAACTTGCAGACATTGAAGAAAATTTAGGCTTAAAGCAGGATGAGAGCTTAGATATACCAGAAAGATTGGAAAAAGTTAAACTTACCAATGATCAAGCTTATTTATTTTTAACACAAATTCCAAATGGACATGTGATAGAAGATAATGGCGTCACAGGTAATTTTGGATGGCGTCATCATCCTATATTAAATAAAAAAGAATTTCATCCAGGTATTGATTTAAGAGCGGCTTTAAATACCCCAATTTACGCACCTGCAAATGGAGTGGTTGAATATGCTGCATATAGTAACAATGGTTATGGCTATTCGGTAATTTTAATCCATAATTTTGGTTTTAAAACAGTATATGCACACATGATGCGTAAAGATGTTGTCAAAGCAGGGCAATTTGTAAAAAAAGGCGATTTGCTAGGATATACAGGAAATACAGGGCTTTCTACGGGGCCACATTTACATTACGAGGTTAGATTTATTAATAAACTTTTAGAACCGAAGATTTTTATAGATTTAAACCGAAAAAATTATGAACAAATTTTTGAAAAAGAAAGGAGAGTTCCATGGCAATCTTTAATAAAGGCTCTATTGCTACAGTATC
- a CDS encoding Mur ligase family protein — protein MKFQQTLSQKTMYVQKISRFFMFGMYEKYKKIIPKTKNIQIIGTNGKGSTGRFLALLLLGQGYKVGHYTSPHIFDFNERFWLNGKIANNELLEKAHEELESIFLEDVKKLSYFEYATFLAFFVFKDCDYVVLEAGVGGEYDATSVFEINFSVFTKIGFDHQDLLGKNLEEIARTKLKAMSAKALINHKQETKVLNLAQKIANLKQASLNISSLDKNTIVYPYVQEYIQKYNLASFLKDNLFLALEAFSKICAKNKKELIQCISNLPKLDLKGRCEQVSQNVFVDVGHNEMAALALVEIFKEKKVHLVYNCFLDKDSYKILRALKPMIKIVEIYEYESKDRPLAGSVLLENLEKLDIAYQRFEQIKKDELYLVFGSFVLVENFLRGYNER, from the coding sequence ATGAAATTTCAACAAACACTTTCACAAAAAACCATGTATGTGCAAAAAATTAGTAGATTTTTTATGTTTGGTATGTATGAAAAATATAAAAAAATCATCCCAAAAACTAAAAATATTCAAATTATTGGTACTAATGGTAAAGGAAGTACAGGTAGGTTTTTAGCGCTTTTGCTTTTAGGGCAAGGATATAAAGTAGGGCATTATACTAGTCCGCATATTTTCGATTTTAATGAAAGATTTTGGTTAAATGGTAAAATTGCAAACAATGAGCTTTTAGAAAAAGCACATGAAGAATTAGAAAGTATTTTTTTAGAAGATGTGAAAAAACTCAGCTATTTTGAGTATGCTACTTTTTTAGCTTTTTTTGTTTTTAAAGATTGTGATTATGTGGTTTTAGAAGCTGGAGTAGGTGGAGAGTATGATGCTACAAGTGTTTTTGAAATAAATTTTAGTGTTTTTACTAAAATAGGTTTTGATCATCAAGATTTATTGGGTAAAAATTTAGAAGAAATAGCAAGAACAAAATTAAAAGCCATGAGTGCTAAAGCTTTGATTAATCATAAGCAAGAAACAAAAGTATTAAATTTGGCTCAAAAAATAGCAAATTTAAAACAAGCTAGTCTAAATATTAGCTCGTTAGATAAAAATACAATTGTTTATCCTTATGTACAAGAATATATTCAAAAATATAATTTAGCGAGTTTTTTAAAAGATAATCTTTTTTTAGCTTTAGAAGCTTTTTCTAAAATTTGTGCCAAAAATAAAAAAGAATTGATTCAATGCATTAGTAATTTGCCAAAACTTGACTTAAAAGGAAGATGTGAGCAAGTAAGTCAAAATGTTTTTGTTGATGTAGGGCATAATGAAATGGCAGCTTTAGCTTTGGTTGAAATTTTCAAGGAAAAAAAAGTTCATTTAGTCTATAATTGTTTTTTAGATAAAGATTCTTATAAAATTTTAAGGGCTTTAAAGCCTATGATAAAAATAGTTGAAATTTATGAGTATGAAAGTAAAGATAGACCTTTGGCAGGTTCTGTTTTACTAGAAAATTTAGAAAAATTAGATATTGCTTATCAAAGATTTGAACAAATAAAAAAAGATGAGTTGTATTTGGTTTTTGGTTCTTTTGTATTAGTAGAAAATTTTTTAAGAGGCTATAATGAAAGATAA
- the lptE gene encoding LPS assembly lipoprotein LptE: MKKYLVLFFAFFIMACGYIPSSQMASRVLGENVFLKINISKQDPENSVYITDILREAMLNKLGRKITDEYNADSSIIVTMKKLEFRPMVYDKNGYVVNYKAELYLEFILRYKNGKEEIVNTKGSYNFDINPNSIISDQARFEAIKNASSEAFDEFVSIIAIRGYK, translated from the coding sequence ATGAAAAAATATCTAGTGCTGTTTTTTGCTTTTTTTATCATGGCTTGTGGGTATATTCCATCTTCGCAGATGGCAAGTAGGGTTTTAGGTGAAAATGTATTTTTAAAAATTAACATTAGTAAGCAAGATCCTGAGAATAGTGTTTATATAACAGATATTTTAAGAGAAGCTATGCTTAATAAACTTGGTAGAAAAATCACAGATGAATATAATGCAGATAGCTCTATTATAGTTACAATGAAAAAATTAGAATTTCGTCCTATGGTTTATGATAAAAATGGTTACGTAGTTAACTATAAAGCAGAGCTTTATTTGGAGTTTATATTGCGTTATAAAAACGGCAAGGAAGAAATTGTAAATACTAAAGGAAGTTATAATTTTGATATTAATCCAAACTCTATCATTAGTGATCAAGCAAGATTTGAAGCGATTAAAAACGCATCAAGTGAGGCTTTTGACGAATTTGTATCTATTATAGCCATTAGAGGTTATAAATAA
- the leuS gene encoding leucine--tRNA ligase: protein MAYEAGKIEKKWQKIWQEKEYFEPKDDFSLPKKYILSMFPYPSGRIHMGHVRNYSIGDAMARYYRKKGFNVLHPIGFDSFGMPAENAAIKHGIHPKKWTYENIDYMQNELASLGFSFSKKRMLATSDPLYTKFEQEFFIKMYEKGLIYTKEAEVNWCENDKTVLANEQVEDGKCWRCGHEVIRKKMPGYYVKITAYADELLQDLKKLEGKWPSQVLTMQENWIGKSTGLSFDFDIEENDKLSAKKINVFTTRAETIYGVSYIALAPDHEIVNELIDKKLLDQDVIAKIQNIQNQTPRQRQAAPKEGYFLNLYVIHPLSKEKIPLWVANFVLSDYGSGAVMSVPAHDERDYEFAKTYNLAIKKVIYKDENDAQCYTLKEGVLTNSGEFDQIECNEAREKISLKIESLGIGKRVTNFKIRDWGVSRQRYWGAPIPMIKCNSCGIVPQKIENLPITLPEDVVINGEGNPLDKHEVWKECICPKCGKKAQKESDTLDTFFESSWYFARFASDDKTWQEKAVDEKSVNYWMNVDEYIGGIEHAILHLLYARFFQKALRDLGYLKDDEPFNRLLTQGMVTKDGAKMSKSKGNVVDPDYIIEKYGADSARLFILFAAPPAKELEWNDSALEGAFKFINRLYEKAMSLECGKLQEIDHQGLNKEEKYARLKVYEALKKSFEVYEESFAFNTLIAACMEALNALNAISHKEVSKEAFYIILNILEPIIPHVCFELSEYLFKCENFKVLKTKEEVFVKDSFNIAISVNGKKRAQIEINSEAKEDEILVLAKENVAKWLEGKTIVKEIYIDKKLVNLVIK from the coding sequence ATGGCATATGAAGCAGGTAAAATAGAAAAAAAATGGCAAAAAATTTGGCAAGAAAAAGAATATTTTGAACCAAAAGATGATTTTTCTTTGCCAAAAAAATACATTTTATCTATGTTTCCATACCCAAGTGGTAGAATTCATATGGGGCATGTGAGAAACTATAGCATAGGTGATGCTATGGCTAGGTATTATAGAAAAAAAGGTTTTAACGTCTTGCATCCTATAGGTTTTGATAGTTTTGGTATGCCTGCTGAAAATGCTGCGATTAAACATGGTATCCATCCCAAAAAATGGACTTATGAAAATATTGATTATATGCAAAATGAGCTTGCTTCTTTAGGCTTTTCTTTTTCCAAAAAAAGAATGCTTGCTACTTCTGATCCTCTATATACTAAATTTGAGCAAGAGTTTTTCATCAAAATGTATGAGAAAGGTTTGATTTATACCAAAGAAGCTGAAGTTAATTGGTGTGAGAATGATAAAACAGTTTTAGCTAATGAGCAAGTTGAAGATGGTAAATGTTGGCGTTGCGGACATGAAGTCATTAGAAAAAAAATGCCAGGATATTATGTAAAAATTACCGCTTATGCAGATGAATTATTGCAAGATCTTAAAAAATTAGAAGGAAAATGGCCAAGTCAAGTTTTAACTATGCAAGAAAATTGGATAGGTAAAAGCACAGGGCTTAGTTTTGATTTTGATATAGAAGAAAATGATAAGCTTAGCGCAAAAAAAATCAATGTTTTTACCACAAGAGCTGAGACTATTTATGGAGTATCTTACATCGCTTTAGCACCTGATCATGAAATAGTAAATGAATTAATTGATAAAAAATTACTAGATCAAGATGTTATAGCTAAAATTCAAAATATACAAAACCAAACACCTCGCCAAAGACAAGCTGCGCCAAAAGAAGGATATTTTTTAAATCTTTATGTAATCCATCCGCTAAGTAAAGAAAAAATTCCTTTATGGGTAGCTAATTTTGTTTTAAGTGATTATGGTAGTGGCGCTGTTATGAGTGTGCCTGCTCACGATGAAAGAGATTATGAGTTTGCAAAAACTTATAATTTGGCTATAAAAAAAGTAATTTATAAAGATGAAAATGATGCGCAGTGCTATACTTTAAAAGAAGGTGTTTTAACTAATAGTGGGGAATTTGATCAAATAGAATGCAATGAAGCTAGAGAAAAAATTAGTTTAAAAATTGAATCATTAGGTATTGGTAAAAGGGTTACTAATTTTAAAATTCGTGATTGGGGTGTTTCTAGACAAAGATATTGGGGAGCTCCTATACCAATGATTAAGTGTAATTCTTGTGGTATAGTTCCTCAAAAAATAGAAAATTTACCTATTACCTTGCCCGAAGATGTGGTGATAAATGGAGAAGGAAACCCACTTGATAAGCATGAAGTATGGAAAGAATGCATTTGTCCAAAATGTGGTAAAAAAGCACAAAAAGAAAGTGATACTTTAGATACTTTCTTTGAAAGTTCTTGGTATTTTGCGCGTTTTGCAAGCGATGATAAAACATGGCAAGAAAAAGCAGTAGATGAAAAAAGTGTCAATTATTGGATGAATGTTGATGAATATATTGGTGGGATTGAACATGCGATATTGCATTTACTCTATGCTAGATTTTTCCAGAAAGCACTTAGGGATTTAGGCTATTTAAAAGATGATGAGCCTTTTAATAGACTTTTAACCCAAGGAATGGTCACTAAAGATGGTGCTAAGATGAGTAAGTCTAAGGGTAATGTAGTTGATCCTGATTATATTATAGAAAAATATGGAGCAGATAGTGCAAGATTGTTTATATTGTTCGCTGCACCACCTGCTAAAGAACTTGAATGGAATGACAGTGCATTAGAAGGTGCGTTTAAATTTATCAATAGGCTTTATGAAAAAGCTATGAGTTTAGAATGTGGAAAATTGCAAGAGATTGATCATCAGGGTTTAAATAAAGAAGAAAAATATGCTAGATTAAAAGTATATGAGGCTTTGAAAAAATCTTTTGAGGTTTATGAAGAAAGTTTTGCCTTTAATACCTTAATAGCTGCATGTATGGAAGCTTTGAATGCCTTAAATGCTATAAGTCATAAAGAAGTTTCAAAAGAAGCTTTTTATATTATTTTAAATATTTTAGAGCCTATTATCCCTCATGTTTGTTTTGAACTTAGTGAGTATTTATTTAAATGTGAAAATTTTAAAGTATTAAAAACAAAAGAAGAAGTTTTTGTAAAAGACAGTTTTAATATAGCTATTAGTGTTAATGGTAAAAAAAGAGCACAGATTGAAATAAATTCAGAAGCTAAAGAAGATGAGATTTTAGTTTTAGCTAAAGAAAATGTTGCAAAATGGCTAGAGGGTAAAACTATAGTAAAAGAAATTTATATTGATAAAAAATTGGTAAATTTGGTGATTAAATGA
- a CDS encoding DUF6394 family protein, with protein sequence MNWGKVVYIFFALMSLTTTAGFLYDQNEVALFIAACVNLISTLLKIGVRNFLAAELFASSLVADLHLIPAFALIQINPEANVMVYTLAIGALIANIFSMILVIVDSVKNQEEN encoded by the coding sequence ATGAATTGGGGTAAGGTTGTTTATATCTTTTTTGCTCTAATGAGCTTAACTACAACTGCGGGATTTTTATATGATCAAAATGAAGTTGCGTTATTTATCGCAGCTTGTGTGAATTTAATTTCTACTTTATTGAAAATCGGAGTTAGAAATTTTTTAGCAGCTGAATTGTTTGCTAGCTCTTTGGTGGCTGATTTGCATTTAATCCCTGCCTTTGCTTTGATACAAATTAATCCAGAAGCTAATGTTATGGTTTATACTTTAGCAATTGGTGCTTTGATAGCTAATATCTTTTCGATGATTTTAGTTATAGTAGATTCAGTAAAAAATCAAGAAGAAAATTAG
- the secF gene encoding protein translocase subunit SecF: MQFFSQKHVYDFMRMRFAAISLSFILFFGSIFILFTKGLNFGIDFTGGTLVQLQYEQKAPLAEIRKALAINENLKGASVTEFGSANEVIIRFSGSSDSLGNDIGVSITNLLKDTGKFEVRRVDVVGPKVGDELRNKGLMAVGISLIAILIYLAVRFEWRFAMASIVCEIHDIVITLGAIALFEIDVNLDILAAVLTVLGYSLNDTIIIFDRIREGVKTSKKSKLDLIINESVSATLSRTTLTTGLTLITVVVLYFFGGSMIEGFALTMIVGIIAGTASSIFVASPALLWFKFSVTQYRQKELEKVKKKQDKEKLRSMYEKGTV; encoded by the coding sequence ATGCAATTTTTTAGTCAAAAACATGTTTATGATTTTATGAGAATGAGATTTGCAGCCATCTCTTTGTCTTTTATTTTATTTTTTGGTTCTATTTTTATCCTTTTTACTAAGGGTTTGAATTTTGGTATTGATTTTACCGGTGGAACTTTGGTGCAACTTCAATACGAGCAAAAAGCTCCTTTGGCTGAAATTCGTAAAGCTTTAGCTATCAATGAAAATTTAAAAGGTGCTAGCGTTACTGAATTTGGCAGTGCAAATGAAGTGATTATTCGTTTTTCAGGAAGTAGCGATAGTTTGGGAAATGACATTGGAGTAAGCATTACAAATTTATTAAAAGATACAGGTAAATTTGAAGTGCGCCGTGTGGATGTAGTAGGTCCAAAAGTAGGAGATGAACTGCGTAATAAAGGTCTTATGGCAGTTGGAATTTCTTTGATTGCTATTTTGATTTATTTGGCAGTAAGATTTGAATGGCGTTTTGCTATGGCTTCTATTGTGTGTGAAATTCATGATATAGTCATTACTTTAGGTGCTATTGCGTTATTTGAAATAGATGTAAATTTAGATATTTTGGCGGCTGTTTTAACCGTGCTTGGATATTCTTTAAATGATACGATTATTATTTTTGATAGGATTAGAGAAGGTGTTAAAACAAGCAAAAAATCAAAACTTGATCTAATTATTAATGAATCAGTTTCTGCAACTTTATCAAGAACTACTTTAACAACAGGCTTAACATTAATTACCGTTGTAGTGCTTTATTTCTTTGGTGGGTCTATGATAGAAGGTTTTGCTTTAACGATGATAGTGGGTATTATAGCAGGTACTGCAAGTTCTATATTTGTAGCAAGTCCAGCGCTTTTATGGTTTAAATTTAGTGTTACGCAATACCGCCAAAAAGAATTAGAAAAAGTAAAGAAAAAACAAGACAAAGAAAAATTAAGATCGATGTATGAAAAAGGAACGGTGTAA
- the secD gene encoding protein translocase subunit SecD: MRSGKITYRSIIFFVVFLIGLVFSIPSFMQTQSGAKINLGLDLQGGLHMLLGVEVEEAVKSKVKSIASSLSYSINKEDIIVDKIKVNDTSIEFSLLDENDVAKVDLLLKDIKGLVITHENLHYTLSLTQEEIKLTHEQAILQAVETIRNRLDQFGLAEPNVARSGEDKILVELPGIKTAADEARARELIAKAAHLQLMEVDDVRMDQVNNLTPGQAAEYGDLIFEDAKNPQIKYLVKSIPILDGSMLTDAKVGFAQSNNLPVINFTLNSEGAKKFGDYTGNNVGKRLAIVLDNKVYSAPRINERIGGGSGQISGSFTVEEAHDVAIALRSGALLAPVKMLEKRSVGPSLGADSIKMSMIALAGASVLVIAFMVMYYGIAGIFANIALVANILVIIAVMAMFGATLTLPGMAGLVLTVGMAVDSNVIINERIRELLREGASIRQSVENGYKHAMSAILDSNITSLITSVVLYAYGTGAVKGFAVTLSIGILVSMITSIVGTHGMFEMFMNRMEKSNNTRLWFGYRRP; encoded by the coding sequence ATGCGTAGTGGAAAAATTACTTATAGAAGTATTATTTTCTTTGTAGTTTTTCTTATAGGATTAGTTTTTTCCATACCTTCTTTTATGCAAACCCAAAGTGGTGCTAAGATCAACCTAGGACTTGATTTGCAAGGTGGTTTGCATATGTTATTAGGTGTAGAAGTAGAAGAGGCGGTTAAATCAAAGGTTAAATCCATAGCCTCTTCTCTTAGTTATTCTATCAATAAAGAAGATATTATTGTTGATAAAATCAAAGTAAATGATACTAGTATTGAATTTAGTTTATTAGATGAAAATGATGTAGCTAAGGTTGATTTGTTATTAAAAGACATTAAAGGCTTGGTTATTACACACGAAAATTTACACTACACACTTTCTTTAACCCAAGAAGAAATCAAATTAACTCACGAACAAGCTATTTTGCAAGCTGTAGAAACCATTAGAAACAGACTTGATCAATTTGGGCTTGCAGAGCCAAATGTAGCAAGATCGGGTGAGGATAAAATTTTAGTCGAACTTCCAGGTATTAAAACTGCTGCTGATGAGGCTAGAGCTAGAGAGCTTATCGCAAAAGCTGCACATTTACAATTAATGGAAGTAGATGATGTTAGAATGGATCAGGTAAATAATCTTACTCCAGGTCAAGCTGCTGAATATGGAGATTTGATTTTTGAAGATGCAAAAAATCCTCAAATTAAATATCTAGTAAAATCTATACCTATTCTTGATGGTTCTATGTTAACAGATGCAAAAGTAGGTTTTGCACAAAGTAATAATCTTCCTGTGATTAATTTTACTTTAAATTCAGAAGGTGCGAAAAAATTTGGAGACTATACAGGAAATAATGTAGGTAAACGCTTAGCTATAGTTTTGGATAATAAAGTATATTCAGCTCCAAGAATTAATGAAAGAATAGGCGGGGGTAGTGGCCAAATTAGTGGTAGCTTTACTGTTGAAGAAGCTCATGATGTGGCTATTGCTTTAAGAAGTGGGGCGCTTTTAGCGCCGGTTAAAATGCTTGAAAAAAGAAGTGTTGGACCATCTTTGGGTGCTGATAGTATTAAAATGAGTATGATAGCCCTAGCGGGTGCTTCTGTATTAGTTATTGCATTTATGGTGATGTATTATGGTATAGCAGGAATTTTTGCTAATATTGCTTTAGTGGCAAATATTTTAGTGATTATTGCTGTAATGGCTATGTTTGGTGCAACCTTAACTTTACCTGGTATGGCAGGACTTGTGCTTACTGTAGGTATGGCAGTAGATTCTAATGTTATTATTAATGAAAGAATTAGAGAATTATTGCGAGAAGGTGCTAGTATAAGACAAAGTGTTGAAAATGGCTATAAACACGCAATGAGTGCGATTTTAGATTCTAATATTACTTCATTAATTACTTCAGTAGTACTTTATGCTTATGGAACAGGTGCGGTAAAAGGTTTTGCAGTGACTTTAAGCATAGGAATTTTAGTTTCGATGATTACTTCTATTGTTGGAACTCATGGTATGTTTGAAATGTTTATGAACCGTATGGAAAAAAGCAATAACACAAGATTATGGTTTGGATATAGGAGACCTTAA
- the yajC gene encoding preprotein translocase subunit YajC: protein MAENGNIWTSLLPLIVLFAIFYFLVIRPQQKQAKDHKLMVSSLEKGDKIITNGGIICEVVKPEEDFIKVKLNDENVVVKISRDFIAKKIDA, encoded by the coding sequence ATGGCAGAAAACGGAAATATTTGGACTTCATTGTTGCCTCTCATTGTGCTTTTTGCGATTTTTTATTTTTTGGTTATTAGACCACAACAAAAACAAGCAAAAGACCACAAATTAATGGTTTCATCTTTAGAAAAAGGAGATAAAATCATCACAAATGGTGGGATAATTTGCGAGGTGGTAAAACCAGAAGAGGATTTTATCAAAGTTAAGCTTAATGATGAAAATGTAGTTGTAAAAATTTCTAGAGATTTTATAGCAAAGAAAATTGATGCGTAG
- a CDS encoding apolipoprotein N-acyltransferase codes for MKSKYFRFLPFLPLFLKFINSNSTTFKIIKAFFSALLLSNFIYFFENLLFEFISPFLSIYGLVLLLRNKSKVGYFYTGFFVGILWFWWIALSSIYFDLAYLIPLEIILIGLIYGFLFLVCFFLKYDFLRLCGIFLLSFIHPFGFDWLNWGVLSVYGIFDASYQGIIAMFLIAYFYYEKYISRYYKMAIILILILIGAQYNQKQPQTLNLDYKLIQTNISQDQKFIQENLQTHSKDIFYQINQAIKEGKEVIVFPETAFAFALNKAPSYLQALNDLSKQITIITGAISTTPNHLYNSTYVFDNGNIQVFNKHYLVPFGEEIPIFKNFFKKYFLNIDEFSKGKELNQYTLNNQLITNAICFEATKEKLYKNSKIIIAISNNAWFNFSSEYKLQNLLMRFYANNYNVSIYHAVNGKENAVIKPKEILILKIKDRFLKQNEA; via the coding sequence ATGAAGTCCAAATATTTCCGTTTTCTGCCATTTCTTCCCCTTTTTTTAAAGTTCATAAATTCTAATTCTACCACTTTTAAAATAATAAAAGCCTTTTTTTCTGCACTTTTATTGTCAAATTTTATTTATTTTTTTGAAAATTTACTTTTTGAATTTATTTCACCATTTTTAAGTATATATGGTTTGGTTTTATTACTAAGAAATAAAAGTAAAGTAGGATATTTTTATACCGGATTTTTTGTAGGAATTTTATGGTTTTGGTGGATAGCTTTATCATCAATTTATTTTGATTTAGCTTATTTAATTCCTTTAGAAATTATCTTAATAGGATTAATTTATGGATTTTTATTTTTAGTATGTTTTTTTCTTAAATATGATTTTTTAAGGCTTTGTGGAATTTTTTTACTTAGTTTTATTCATCCTTTTGGTTTTGATTGGCTAAATTGGGGTGTTTTAAGTGTATATGGAATCTTTGATGCAAGTTATCAAGGCATTATAGCTATGTTTTTGATTGCTTATTTTTATTATGAAAAATACATTTCAAGATATTATAAGATGGCAATTATTTTAATCCTTATTCTAATCGGAGCTCAATACAATCAAAAACAACCACAAACACTAAATTTAGACTATAAATTAATCCAAACTAATATCTCTCAAGATCAAAAATTCATACAAGAAAATTTACAAACTCATTCTAAAGATATATTTTACCAAATCAATCAGGCCATAAAAGAAGGTAAAGAAGTAATTGTTTTTCCTGAAACAGCTTTTGCCTTTGCTTTAAATAAAGCACCAAGTTATTTGCAAGCCTTAAACGATTTATCAAAACAAATCACCATCATCACAGGTGCTATAAGTACCACACCTAATCATCTATACAATAGCACTTATGTATTTGATAATGGTAACATACAAGTTTTTAACAAACATTATCTTGTGCCTTTTGGAGAAGAAATTCCTATATTTAAAAACTTTTTTAAAAAATACTTTTTAAATATTGATGAATTTTCAAAAGGAAAAGAATTAAATCAATACACTCTAAATAATCAACTCATCACTAATGCTATCTGCTTTGAAGCAACTAAAGAAAAACTTTACAAGAACTCAAAGATCATCATAGCTATTTCAAATAATGCTTGGTTTAATTTTTCAAGTGAGTATAAATTACAAAATTTGTTAATGCGTTTTTATGCAAATAACTATAATGTAAGCATATATCATGCAGTTAATGGAAAAGAAAATGCAGTAATTAAGCCAAAAGAGATATTGATTTTAAAGATAAAGGATAGGTTTTTAAAGCAAAATGAAGCTTAA
- the metK gene encoding methionine adenosyltransferase — translation MYLFTSEVVSAGHPDKCADIIADSIVDAFLTHDKDSRVASEVFVAGNKVVIGGEIKSKHKLEKQDYENIVKKALADIGYDGHPHFSKKQCLHPDDLDVMVFLNEQSPDINQGVDQEDGEIGAGDQGIMFGFASNEAKEYMPAAISYARILCDKVYEFAKNNPDKLGVDIKTQVTIDYVNKENFENCKPQSIHTIVVSAPCVESMKIEDLRALVMELILDSNLPKELFCPEKTRILINPTGKYVNHSSLHDSGLTGRKLIVDSFGGYAPIGGGAQSSKDYTKVDRSGLYAARWLAKNIVAAGLAKKCIVQLSYAIGVAKPTSVSVDCMGTNTRLNDDILSDFVMKTFPLTPNWIKNKFNLDKPSKDTFMYADVAARGQVGQADYPWEKLDALDEFKAL, via the coding sequence ATGTATTTATTTACCTCTGAAGTTGTTAGCGCAGGACATCCTGATAAATGCGCTGATATTATAGCTGATTCTATAGTAGATGCTTTTTTAACTCATGATAAAGACTCAAGGGTCGCTAGTGAGGTTTTTGTAGCAGGAAATAAAGTAGTAATTGGTGGTGAGATTAAATCAAAACATAAGCTAGAAAAACAAGATTATGAAAATATCGTAAAAAAAGCTTTAGCGGATATTGGTTATGATGGACATCCACATTTTAGTAAAAAGCAATGTTTACATCCTGATGATTTAGATGTGATGGTATTTTTAAATGAGCAAAGTCCTGATATTAATCAAGGTGTTGATCAAGAAGATGGAGAAATTGGAGCAGGTGATCAGGGGATAATGTTTGGTTTTGCAAGTAATGAAGCAAAAGAATATATGCCAGCAGCTATTTCTTATGCTAGAATACTTTGTGATAAAGTATATGAGTTTGCAAAAAACAATCCTGATAAACTTGGGGTGGATATTAAAACTCAGGTTACAATTGATTATGTAAATAAAGAAAATTTTGAAAATTGTAAACCTCAAAGCATTCATACTATTGTAGTTTCAGCTCCTTGTGTTGAAAGTATGAAAATAGAAGATTTAAGAGCTTTGGTGATGGAGTTGATTTTAGATTCGAATTTACCAAAAGAGCTTTTTTGTCCAGAAAAGACAAGAATTTTAATCAACCCAACTGGAAAATATGTAAACCATAGTTCTTTACATGATAGTGGTTTAACAGGAAGAAAGCTTATAGTAGATAGCTTTGGTGGCTATGCTCCAATAGGAGGAGGAGCACAATCTTCCAAAGATTATACTAAGGTTGATAGAAGTGGACTTTATGCTGCAAGATGGCTTGCTAAAAATATCGTAGCAGCAGGGCTTGCTAAAAAATGTATAGTGCAACTTTCTTATGCTATAGGTGTAGCTAAACCAACTTCTGTAAGTGTAGATTGTATGGGAACAAATACAAGATTAAATGATGATATTTTAAGTGATTTTGTGATGAAAACTTTCCCATTAACTCCAAATTGGATTAAAAATAAATTCAATCTTGATAAACCAAGTAAAGATACTTTCATGTATGCTGATGTAGCTGCTCGTGGTCAAGTGGGTCAGGCTGATTATCCTTGGGAAAAATTAGACGCACTTGATGAATTTAAAGCATTATAA